Proteins encoded by one window of Lepeophtheirus salmonis chromosome 3, UVic_Lsal_1.4, whole genome shotgun sequence:
- the LOC121115320 gene encoding uncharacterized protein produces the protein MEDIVKKAIANELALTNSEKIDICQIKSSAGSTSLDNFLSQLDAVEVKVRIPGESRESFHYVVKGMSKENEEFIKKLLVFEKEVNIYKTFLPLLQKMGDKVGLRAPKCYYSSKSVPVVVMEDLKMKGYSMMSPKFGMKETHIKWALDQFGRLHAYSHALMTNNSDKEQELTEILRMKEDLDLSAVLALHESIYKGQVKALEHGGRKDLAERFEAVIPQAEYVIRSAFKNFDSNFCVINHGDGWTNNFMFKHDKEGNLEDGVILDWQFPFYSSPVKDLAIFFGFSISPKERKEHTKSYLRFYYDRLSFHMDVLGLDVSQLYPFESMIQEYEDKYPILYFLTAQMLPIFYMKSSIPEDDKVPIDISSEQCTSMWEELILKIAKKDPYFFNVLIEFHEEAATKGFI, from the exons ATGGAGGATATCGTGAAAAAAGCCATTGCAAACGAATTGGCACTCACAAATTCAGAGAAGATTGacatttgtcaaataaaaagcTCAGCAGGTTCCACAAGCTTAGACAACTTTTTGAGCCAATTGGACGCAGTTGAAGTGAAGGTCAGGATCCCTGGTGAATCAAGGGAATCCTTTCATTATGTGGTCAAAGGTATGTCTAAagaaaatgaggaatttatcAAGAAACTCCTTGTCTTTGAAAAAGAAGTGAATATCTACAAAACATTTCTTCCCCTACTTCAAAAAATGGGGGACAAAGTGGGGCTCCGAGCTCCGAAAtgttattattcttcaaaatcaGTTCCT GTTGTTGTGATGGAAGACTTAAAAATGAAAGGATATTCCATGATGAGTCCAAAATTTGGAATGAAAGAGACTCATATTAAATGGGCTCTAGACCAATTCGGACGTCTTCACGCCTACTCCCACGCACTCATGACAAACAACTCGGATAAAGAGCAAGAATTGACTGAGATCCTCAGAATGAAAGAAGATTTGGATTTATCCGCTGTCTTGGCCTTACACGAAAGTATCTACAAAGGACAGGTCAAGGCCCTTGAACATGGAGGAAGGAAAGATCTAGCAGAACGTTTCGAGGCTGTGATCCCGCAGGCTGAATATGTTATCAGATCAGCTTTTAAGAACTTTGATAGTAATTTTTGCGTTATAAATCATGGTGATGGATGGACAAATAACTTTATGTTCAAGCATGATAAAGAGGGCAATTTGGAGGATGGAGTCATCTTGGATTGGCAATTTCCTTTCTACAGTAGTCCTGTCAAGGATTTGgctatattttttggattcagTATTTCtcctaaagaaagaaaagaacaCACTAAGTCATATCTTAGGTTCTACTATGACCGCCTTTCGTTTCATATGGATGTTCTGGGACTAGACGTATCTCAATTGTATCCCTTCGAATCCATGATTCAGGAGTACGAAGATAAATATCCCATTTTGTATTTCCTGACTGCACAAATGTTGCCG atattttatatgaaatccTCTATTCCTGAAGACGACAAAGTCCCCATTGATATTTCTTCTGAGCAGTGTACCTCTATGTGGGAAGAGTTGATTCTAAAAATTGCGAAAAaggatccatatttttttaatgtccttaTTGAATTTCATGAGGAAGCTGCTACAAAaggatttatataa
- the LOC121115319 gene encoding dimethyladenosine transferase, translating into MGKVKSEKRSSRTQSKSSEAAGGRQGLVFNTTLGQHILKNPAVVDSIVEKSGLRSTDTVLEIGPGTGNLTAKLLEKVKRVIVCEVDPRMVAELQKRFQHSSYKSKLDIIVGDAIKTDLPFFDVCVANVPYQISSPLVFKLLLHRPFFRVAVLMFQREFAQRLIAPPGDKLYCRLSINTQLLSTVHHLLKVGKNNFRPPPKVESSVVRIEPKNPPPPINFKEWDGLTRICFVRKNKTLGAAFSQTPVLLTLDKNYRTHMSLKEEMLPEEFSIKELIVDVLESIDFSEKRPRTMDIDDFMKLMHAFNSVGVHFV; encoded by the coding sequence ATGGGAAAGGTAAAGTCAGAAAAGAGGAGCAGTCGGACTCAGTCAAAGTCCTCGGAAGCTGCCGGAGGACGCCAAGGCCTTGTATTCAACACTACTCTCGGTCAGCACATCCTTAAAAATCCAGCTGTGGTTGATTCAATAGTCGAAAAGTCAGGCCTTCGATCCACAGACACCGTTTTGGAAATCGGTCCTGGAACTGGTAATTTAACTGCCAAACTCTTGGAGAAAGTAAAGCGAGTCATCGTCTGTGAAGTGGATCCTCGGATGGTGGCAGAACTACAAAAGCGCTTTCAACATAGTTCATATAAATCCAAATTGGATATCATTGTCGGAGACGCAATTAAAACGGATCTTCCCTTCTTTGACGTCTGTGTTGCCAATGTTCCATATCAAATCTCAAGTCCCCTCGTCTTCAAACTCCTTCTTCACCGCCCATTCTTCCGTGTTGCCGTTCTCATGTTCCAAAGGGAATTTGCACAAAGACTCATTGCTCCCCCCGGTGATAAACTCTATTGCCGCCTCTCCATCAATACACAACTACTCTCCACGGTGCATCACTTGCTCAAAGTGGGGAAAAACAACTTTAGACCTCCTCCTAAGGTAGAGTCCTCAGTCGTACGCATTGAGCCCAAGAATCCCCCTCCTCCCATTAATTTCAAAGAATGGGATGGACTCACCCGTATTTGTTTCGtgaggaaaaataaaactcttGGTGCCGCATTCTCTCAAACTCCCGTCCTTCTGACTCTTGACAAAAACTACAGGACGCATATGTCTCTAAAGGAAGAAATGTTGCCGGAGGAGTTCTCTATTAAGGAATTGATAGTTGATGTACTCGAGAGTATTGACTTTTCGGAAAAAAGACCTCGAACAATGGATATTGATGATTTTATGAAGTTGATGCATGCCTTCAATTCCGTGGGTGTACACTTTGTTTGA